Proteins from a single region of Ammoniphilus oxalaticus:
- a CDS encoding GerAB/ArcD/ProY family transporter, giving the protein MSAIQQINHRQMSWLTASLILTGSLIGLPNMIMNVSQMDALFSQFMPLLYGLFICLIMYELAKQFPDKHLFEITFIVAGKWVGGFINGTVLIFMFIRLSAEMHAITGFINTTLLTRTPPEIIAFVFTIILIYYGRTSVEVIARVTDFFFPVLILGILLVFVATINEFYLSRVGPFLSEGISPVLKGNIISLTSYGEIYIMGAFLHMIPKAKVLITSIRHGVLLAALGFSLVILLSIGVLGSVISGRMMYPPYMVVEQIHITDFLDRVEIFFFSIWFPALAIKVVIIFLAILMVLSSFLGTREYKLYSMPVGLFVFVASFFTFQSPIGVLDFKSYAFPLLIPTIQLPVYLVVLGLAKWRKRQQQQRQKISDTVNIPKRIVRWGIWAHVFLLACFASIVTGLLLGSANGYIGRAATALYMIFLFGSYYCSRTQLNKLNQFTLEQEQEG; this is encoded by the coding sequence TTGAGCGCGATACAACAGATCAACCATCGACAGATGAGCTGGCTCACGGCTAGTTTAATTTTGACGGGTTCTTTAATTGGACTGCCAAATATGATTATGAACGTATCGCAAATGGACGCATTGTTTTCTCAGTTCATGCCGCTTTTATACGGGCTGTTCATCTGTCTTATTATGTACGAGTTAGCGAAACAATTTCCAGATAAGCACTTGTTTGAGATTACGTTTATTGTAGCTGGCAAGTGGGTCGGCGGGTTTATTAACGGAACCGTTCTGATCTTTATGTTCATCAGGCTTTCCGCTGAAATGCATGCGATTACGGGGTTTATTAACACAACATTGTTAACGCGAACCCCACCCGAAATCATTGCCTTTGTGTTTACGATCATTCTCATTTACTATGGGCGAACGAGTGTTGAGGTGATCGCCCGCGTAACCGACTTCTTTTTCCCTGTCTTAATTCTTGGAATCCTGCTTGTCTTTGTTGCGACGATCAATGAGTTTTATCTTAGTCGAGTTGGTCCCTTTTTATCAGAAGGGATCTCACCTGTTTTGAAAGGTAATATCATTTCTTTAACCTCTTACGGCGAAATTTATATTATGGGCGCTTTCTTGCATATGATTCCGAAAGCGAAGGTGTTAATAACGTCGATCCGTCATGGCGTATTGCTCGCGGCGCTTGGGTTTAGTTTGGTAATTTTGTTAAGCATCGGTGTGCTAGGATCGGTTATTTCCGGGCGGATGATGTACCCGCCTTATATGGTTGTGGAACAGATTCACATCACAGATTTTCTAGATCGTGTCGAAATTTTCTTTTTTAGTATTTGGTTTCCCGCCTTGGCGATTAAAGTCGTCATCATTTTCTTGGCGATTTTGATGGTGTTATCTAGCTTTTTGGGTACGCGCGAATATAAATTATACAGTATGCCAGTTGGGCTCTTTGTTTTTGTTGCTTCTTTCTTTACATTCCAAAGTCCAATCGGTGTGCTTGATTTCAAGTCCTATGCATTCCCGTTGCTCATCCCGACGATTCAACTTCCGGTCTATTTAGTCGTGCTTGGTCTTGCCAAGTGGCGGAAGCGGCAACAGCAGCAACGGCAAAAAATATCGGATACTGTAAATATTCCAAAGCGTATTGTCCGTTGGGGCATTTGGGCCCACGTTTTCTTATTGGCGTGTTTTGCATCGATTGTAACAGGTTTGCTTCTAGGGAGCGCTAACGGATACATCGGACGAGCGGCAACCGCGCTGTACATGATTTTTTTGTTTGGATCTTATTATTGTTCGAGAACCCAACTAAACAAGTTAAATCAATTTACGCTAGAACAAGAACAGGAAGGATGA